One genomic window of Phoenix dactylifera cultivar Barhee BC4 unplaced genomic scaffold, palm_55x_up_171113_PBpolish2nd_filt_p 000996F, whole genome shotgun sequence includes the following:
- the LOC120107739 gene encoding uncharacterized protein LOC120107739, with the protein MFTIPCMIGNTRFEKAMIDLGASINVMSYSIYASLKPGPLNKTGVVIQLADRSNAYPKGVVEDVLVQVNDLVFPADFYVLDMENGDQTAPILLGRPFLKTSKTKIDVHSGTLTMEFDGEIIKFNIYDAMKYPGDDNPVYSIDVIDSLAQEVFELDGKDGLEVAISKHLETENEELVLSTDLQEIVAALNNFPKLQQSGNVSYIALPVSNGRPLPSVLQAPIPDLKPLPSHLKYVFLGDRGTLPVIISNKLSALQEEKLVQILKEHQTAIGWTIADIKGISPTTCMHRILLEEGAKPSRQPQRRLNPPIMDVVKKEILKLLEVGVIYPISDSNWVSPVQVVPKKTGITVVKNQNDELVPTRIQNGWRVCIDYRKLNAVTRKDHFPLPFIDQMLERLAGHSYYCFLDGYSGYFQIAIAPEDQEKTTFTCPFGTFAYRRMPFGLCNAPATFQSSSLFDDEERGKTKINKMDTSIK; encoded by the exons ATGTTTACTATCCCTTGTATGATAGGTAATACTAGATTTGAGAAAGCCATGATAGATTTAGGAGCTTCTatcaatgtcatgtcatattctatatatgcttctttgaaacctggacctttgaataaaactggtgttgtgattcaattggctgatagatCTAATGCCTATCCTAAGGGTGTAGTTGAGGATGTTCTTGTGCAAGTCAATGATTTGGTTTTTCCTGCTGATTTCTATGTGCTTGATATGGAGAATGGTGATCAAACTGCTCCTATTTTGTTAGGAAGACCATTCTTAAAGACATCCAAGACTAAGATAGATGTTCATAGTGGCACACTTACCATGGAATTTGATGGTGAAATTATTAAGTTTAATATTTATGATGCCATGAAATATCCTGGTGATGATAATCCTGTTTATTCTATTGATGTGATTGATTCTTTAGCACaggaagtttttgaacttgatGGAAAAGATGGATTGGAAGTTGCTATTAGTAAGCATCTTGAGACAGAGAATGAGGAGTTAGTCTTGAGTACTGATTTGCAGGAAATTGTTGCAGCATTGAATAATTTTCCAAAGTTACAGCAGTCAGGTAACGTTTCTTATATTGCATTACCAGTTTCTAACGGAAGGCCTTTACCCTCTGTTTTGCAGGCCCCTATTCCAGATTTGAAGCCTCTCCCCAGTCACCTTAAGTACGTGTTCCTTGGAGACAGAGGAACATTACCAGTGATCATCTCCAATAAACTTAGTGCACTGCAAGAAGAAAAGCTTGTGCAGATCCTTAAGGAGCATCAAACGGCTATTGGTTGGACAATTGCAGATATTAAAGGAATTAGCCCGACTACATGCATGCATCGTATCTTACTTGAAGAGGGAGCAAAACCTTCCCGTCAACCGCAAAGAAGATTGAACCCACCCATAATGGATGTAGTGAAGAAGGAGATCCTCAAACTTCTTGAAGTTGGAGTGATTTATCCTATTTCGGATAGCAATTGGGTTAGCCCGGTTCAAGTGGTTCCTAAAAAGACTGGAATAACGGTTGTGAAAAATCAGAATGATGAGTTAGTTCCTACCCGTATTCAAAATGGGTGGCGGGTTTGTatagattatagaaaattaaatgctGTAACTCGCAAGGACCACTTTCctttaccttttattgatcaaatgctcgaaaggttagctggtcattcttactattgttttcttgatggttattcaggCTATTTTCAGATTGCAATTGCTCCGGAGGATCAAGAAAAGACGACTTTTACATGCCCATTTGGGACTTTTGCATATCGTCGCATGCCCTTTGGTCTTTGTAACGCCCCAGCCACTTTCCAAAG ctcttcgttatttgatgatgaagaaagaggCAAAACCAAGATTAATAAGATGGATACTTCTATTAAGTGA